A single genomic interval of Shewanella psychropiezotolerans harbors:
- the rpsK gene encoding 30S ribosomal protein S11: MAKSPSRSPRKRVRKQVADGMAHIHASFNNTIITITDRQGNALSWATSGGSGFRGSRKSTPFAAQVAAERAGVAAQDYGVKNLEVFVKGPGPGRESAIRALNSVGYKITNITDVTPIPHNGCRPPKKRRV, from the coding sequence ATGGCTAAAAGTCCGTCACGTTCTCCGCGTAAGCGTGTACGTAAACAGGTTGCTGATGGTATGGCTCATATCCATGCGTCTTTCAACAACACAATTATTACCATTACTGATCGTCAAGGTAATGCACTGTCTTGGGCAACTTCAGGTGGTTCAGGTTTCCGTGGTTCACGTAAATCTACTCCTTTTGCTGCACAGGTTGCTGCTGAGCGTGCAGGTGTTGCCGCTCAGGATTACGGTGTTAAAAACCTTGAAGTTTTTGTAAAGGGTCCAGGTCCAGGACGCGAATCTGCGATTCGTGCACTGAATTCGGTTGGTTATAAGATAACTAACATTACCGATGTGACGCCTATCCCTCATAATGGTTGTCGTCCTCCTAAGAAACGTCGCGTTTAA
- a CDS encoding ABC transporter substrate-binding protein, with product MRLTVLLLLVIYILARGEATAASILIIESYHKEYAWDESYNRGIKSIVDESNTFSHFYMNTKTIPTEQFPKQASLAWQAYIEQKPDLVVLCDDNAISLLSQKFGQTDVPVVFLGLNSNPRDYGLTKLSNFTGVLERPIFKRSIILADQILPKKSDRKILVVFDDSETSKASIEPISPKLSTINIGKVSVNFRLLNKFVEWQQAVSSAKEGGYDAIFVGLYHTLLDADNRHVSPDEVILWTKENSPLPHFGFWDFSIGAQRNIGGYVLDGYLHGQLAGQLISQILQGKNPDDLTYEFDRKGSYLFSLEGLKRWQLVLPPRVKTQSHWTK from the coding sequence ATGCGCCTGACAGTGCTCTTATTGCTTGTGATATATATCCTAGCTAGAGGAGAAGCCACTGCGGCATCGATTCTAATTATTGAGAGCTACCATAAAGAGTATGCTTGGGATGAAAGCTATAATCGTGGCATAAAATCGATTGTTGATGAGAGCAACACCTTTTCACATTTCTACATGAATACCAAAACTATCCCTACTGAACAGTTTCCAAAGCAAGCCAGCTTAGCCTGGCAGGCATACATCGAACAAAAACCTGACCTGGTGGTACTCTGCGATGACAACGCAATAAGCCTATTATCCCAGAAATTTGGACAGACTGATGTACCAGTTGTCTTTCTGGGACTCAATAGCAACCCTAGAGATTATGGTTTGACTAAGCTGTCAAACTTTACCGGCGTACTGGAGCGACCGATATTTAAACGTTCGATTATTCTAGCCGATCAAATATTGCCTAAAAAATCAGACAGAAAAATACTTGTAGTATTTGATGACAGTGAAACCTCTAAGGCCTCTATCGAGCCGATAAGCCCAAAGTTGAGCACTATAAACATAGGCAAGGTTAGTGTGAATTTCAGGCTGTTGAATAAATTTGTTGAATGGCAGCAGGCTGTCAGTAGCGCAAAAGAAGGTGGCTATGATGCGATCTTTGTCGGTCTCTATCACACCTTGCTAGATGCTGATAATCGGCACGTCTCCCCCGATGAAGTGATCCTTTGGACAAAGGAAAATTCTCCCCTACCCCACTTCGGTTTTTGGGATTTTTCAATCGGTGCACAGAGAAATATTGGCGGTTACGTCTTAGATGGCTATCTTCATGGCCAGCTAGCAGGGCAACTTATCTCACAGATCTTACAAGGCAAGAATCCAGATGATCTAACTTACGAATTCGATAGGAAAGGCAGCTATCTATTTAGCTTAGAAGGCCTTAAACGATGGCAACTAGTTTTACCCCCGAGAGTAAAAACCCAGAGTCACTGGACAAAATAA
- the rplQ gene encoding 50S ribosomal protein L17, which yields MRHRKSGRQLNRNSSHRQAMFRNMASSLVRHEVIKTTVAKAKELRRVVEPLITLAKSDSVANRRLAFARTRDAEVVGKLFNELGPRYQERPGGYTRILKCGLRTGDKAPMAYIELVGRPEAAEAVEADDAE from the coding sequence ATGCGCCATCGTAAGAGTGGTCGTCAACTAAACCGTAACAGCAGTCATCGCCAAGCTATGTTTCGTAACATGGCAAGCTCTTTAGTCCGTCACGAAGTGATCAAGACTACTGTAGCTAAAGCGAAAGAACTGCGTCGCGTAGTTGAACCTCTAATAACGCTTGCTAAGAGTGATAGCGTTGCAAATCGCCGTTTGGCATTTGCTCGTACCCGCGACGCTGAAGTCGTAGGTAAGTTATTTAATGAATTGGGTCCACGCTATCAGGAACGTCCTGGTGGATATACCCGCATCCTTAAGTGCGGTCTACGTACTGGTGATAAAGCGCCTATGGCGTATATTGAACTAGTAGGTCGCCCTGAAGCTGCAGAAGCTGTTGAAGCTGACGACGCTGAGTAA
- a CDS encoding c-type cytochrome, producing the protein MKKLLAMTAVAALTLSANAFAQEGKAVYDKACHICHSMGVAGAPKSHDAAAWEPRLAQGMDTLVSTIKTGKGAMPPGGMCTDCTDEDYKNAIEYMSK; encoded by the coding sequence ATGAAAAAATTGTTAGCTATGACTGCGGTCGCTGCTTTGACTTTGTCTGCAAACGCATTTGCACAAGAAGGTAAGGCTGTATACGACAAGGCATGCCACATATGCCACAGCATGGGTGTCGCTGGCGCTCCCAAATCACATGATGCTGCTGCTTGGGAGCCACGTCTTGCTCAAGGAATGGATACATTAGTATCTACAATCAAAACTGGTAAAGGCGCAATGCCACCAGGTGGCATGTGTACTGATTGTACCGATGAAGATTACAAGAACGCTATCGAGTACATGTCTAAGTAA
- the ccmE gene encoding cytochrome c maturation protein CcmE, with translation MNTRRKKRLALAVALIGGVAAIASLLLYALNSNLNLFYTPTEIVQGKKDTGVLPEIGQRIRVGGMVTMGSMVRDPESLHVEFAIHDSLGGEIIVTYDDLLPDLFREGQGIVAQGVLIEGGKLQATEVLAKHDENYMPPEVAEAMGQTHEKLDYKTEQKSGY, from the coding sequence GTGAACACAAGACGTAAAAAAAGACTCGCTCTAGCAGTAGCCTTAATTGGTGGTGTAGCCGCAATAGCATCACTATTACTGTACGCATTGAACTCTAACTTAAACCTTTTCTACACTCCGACAGAAATAGTACAAGGCAAAAAAGACACCGGCGTGTTACCTGAAATAGGCCAGCGCATACGCGTCGGCGGTATGGTGACTATGGGCTCTATGGTAAGAGATCCTGAAAGCTTACATGTTGAATTTGCCATCCATGATTCCTTAGGCGGTGAGATCATAGTAACTTATGACGATCTACTACCAGATCTTTTCCGTGAAGGCCAAGGCATCGTCGCTCAGGGTGTACTAATAGAAGGTGGCAAATTGCAGGCAACTGAAGTACTCGCTAAGCATGATGAGAACTACATGCCTCCAGAAGTAGCCGAAGCTATGGGACAGACCCATGAGAAGCTAGATTACAAAACAGAGCAAAAAAGCGGTTACTAA
- the ccmB gene encoding heme exporter protein CcmB, producing MKKGISFRQAFFTLLKRDLQIAIRHKGDIFNPLLFFILIVTLFPLAIGPEPKILSRVAPGIIWVAALLASMLSLERLFKADYVDGSLEQMLLSPQPLPLMVLAKVLAHWILTGVPLILVAPLLAVLLHLDANSYGALMATLALGTPVLSLLGAIGVALTVGLHKGGVLLSLLILPLYIPVLIFATTAIDAAGLNLPYDGHLAIIAAMLVGSLTLAPFAIGASLRVSTN from the coding sequence ATGAAAAAAGGCATCAGCTTCAGACAAGCATTTTTTACACTACTAAAACGCGATCTACAGATTGCAATTCGTCATAAGGGCGACATATTTAATCCACTATTGTTTTTTATCTTGATAGTCACCTTATTTCCATTGGCTATAGGACCCGAACCGAAAATATTATCTCGAGTCGCCCCAGGCATTATTTGGGTCGCGGCCTTGCTAGCCTCTATGCTGTCCCTAGAGAGGTTGTTTAAGGCCGATTATGTCGACGGTAGTCTTGAACAGATGCTGCTCAGCCCACAACCTTTGCCTTTGATGGTTCTGGCAAAAGTGCTCGCTCATTGGATATTAACCGGAGTACCACTAATTCTGGTCGCGCCGCTTTTAGCCGTATTGCTTCATTTAGACGCTAATAGCTACGGCGCGCTGATGGCAACCTTAGCCTTAGGGACACCGGTGTTAAGTTTACTCGGGGCTATTGGCGTCGCGTTAACCGTAGGACTACATAAAGGAGGAGTGCTACTTAGCTTACTCATCTTACCTTTATATATTCCAGTATTAATCTTTGCCACGACAGCCATAGACGCTGCCGGGTTAAATCTACCTTATGATGGCCATCTCGCTATAATTGCAGCGATGTTGGTCGGTTCATTAACGTTAGCACCATTCGCAATTGGTGCATCTTTAAGAGTGAGTACTAACTGA
- the ccmA gene encoding cytochrome c biogenesis heme-transporting ATPase CcmA, which yields MTKTLISAKELTCIREERILFDELCFDITEGEIVQIEGPNGSGKTSLLRILAGLSRPYAGDVHYKNQNINRYRDEYNEDLLYIGHLAGVKSELTAEENLNFNLSISGYNDFNTQDILAKVNLAGFEEALAGHLSAGQHRRTALARLWHTDCKIWLLDEPFTAIDKKGVEELEYLFLEHAKRGGCVILTTHQDMGIIGDDILRKISLEYRFV from the coding sequence ATGACAAAGACCCTAATTTCAGCCAAGGAATTGACCTGCATTCGTGAGGAGCGCATCTTATTCGATGAGCTTTGTTTCGACATTACTGAAGGTGAGATCGTTCAAATTGAAGGTCCTAATGGCTCTGGTAAAACCAGTCTACTTAGGATTCTCGCAGGACTTTCACGCCCCTACGCAGGCGATGTTCATTATAAGAATCAAAATATAAATCGTTATAGAGACGAATATAATGAGGACCTGCTCTACATAGGTCACCTCGCAGGTGTTAAGAGTGAATTAACCGCAGAGGAAAATCTTAACTTCAATTTAAGCATTAGTGGTTATAATGATTTCAATACTCAAGATATTCTCGCCAAAGTAAATCTAGCAGGCTTCGAAGAAGCACTCGCAGGACACCTTTCAGCCGGGCAACATAGACGTACGGCCTTGGCTCGACTCTGGCATACCGATTGTAAAATTTGGTTGTTAGACGAACCTTTTACCGCTATAGACAAGAAAGGTGTCGAAGAACTTGAGTATCTATTCCTTGAACACGCTAAACGTGGTGGATGTGTCATCTTGACGACACATCAAGATATGGGAATTATCGGAGACGATATTCTGCGAAAGATTAGCCTTGAATATCGCTTTGTATAA
- the ccmD gene encoding heme exporter protein CcmD — MQFDSLSDFLNMGGYAFYVWLAYGVTFGSLGILVIQSMGQKRKVLTEIAKKIQREERLKENRSNK; from the coding sequence ATGCAATTTGATTCATTGAGTGATTTTTTAAATATGGGTGGCTACGCCTTCTATGTGTGGCTAGCTTATGGTGTGACATTTGGTTCTTTAGGGATACTTGTCATACAGAGCATGGGACAGAAACGTAAAGTGTTGACTGAAATAGCAAAAAAGATTCAGCGAGAAGAACGCCTCAAAGAAAACCGGAGTAATAAATAG
- a CDS encoding heme ABC transporter permease: MWKWLHSYADPERAYNLSGKLLPWFAMLAIALIGIGSVWGLAFAPSDYQQGDSYRIIFIHVPAASMSMAAYMGMATSAFIGLVWQIKSADWAAAAIAPIGAVITFIALVTGATWGKPMWGTWWVWDARLTAELVLLFLYLGVIALYASFEDKVLAARAAGILAIVGVINIPIIKYSVEWWSSLHQPSTIRITEKSTMPTEMLYPLLINILGFGLMIGAITLIRFRSEVLARNSMRPWVRTLAKAQGVK, encoded by the coding sequence ATGTGGAAATGGCTACATAGTTACGCGGATCCAGAACGAGCGTATAACCTTTCTGGAAAACTCCTCCCTTGGTTCGCTATGTTAGCGATTGCGCTGATCGGTATAGGATCAGTGTGGGGATTAGCTTTTGCACCAAGTGATTATCAACAAGGTGACAGTTACCGGATCATCTTCATCCATGTTCCTGCAGCCTCTATGTCTATGGCCGCATATATGGGCATGGCAACGTCTGCATTTATCGGCCTGGTATGGCAGATAAAATCGGCAGACTGGGCCGCTGCAGCCATTGCACCAATAGGAGCCGTGATCACCTTTATCGCCTTAGTCACTGGCGCTACCTGGGGTAAGCCTATGTGGGGAACTTGGTGGGTATGGGATGCACGTTTGACAGCCGAACTAGTCCTCTTGTTTCTTTATCTGGGTGTTATTGCACTTTACGCCTCTTTTGAAGATAAGGTATTAGCTGCACGAGCCGCCGGTATTTTAGCTATAGTCGGTGTGATTAACATCCCGATTATTAAATACTCAGTTGAATGGTGGAGCTCACTGCATCAACCATCGACGATTAGAATTACAGAAAAATCGACTATGCCTACTGAGATGCTGTATCCATTGCTAATAAACATCTTAGGTTTCGGCCTAATGATAGGCGCTATAACCTTAATCCGTTTTAGATCTGAGGTTTTGGCACGCAACAGTATGCGACCTTGGGTTCGTACTCTAGCTAAAGCCCAAGGAGTTAAATAA
- the ccmI gene encoding c-type cytochrome biogenesis protein CcmI gives MTTLWIFIALFVLVSLVLIWFPHFRQHKMLQTEEAGVRKQTNLELFNNRLIILENELEEELLDQQEFDVLKKELEISLLQDMKQGEDESLVNKIKPKGLIWPTLMSVVIIGLSGYFYATLGAYAKLDQPAPASPHAGMDAEQIMQQRLEMMEAQVKSEPENSQLLFSLGHIYISASRYNDAIATFDQAMELVGTHAELLGPKATAMYYRANQQMTPAIQAIIDQSLALDPEDPSTLLLKGMDAFFTAHYQIAIDAWQVILDSERKDVDRSAIINAIDSARMRIQAETSEIPDDAAHASVKATTKSVNVEVSVSDELAAQVASSDMLFIFARSTEGPKVPLAAIKVSAKSLPTTITLDDSTSMGGDVKLSGAKNVEIIAVLSKHGSVKPQSGDLQGRLAMVKVGDTVQLVIDTQVK, from the coding sequence ATGACCACTCTCTGGATTTTTATTGCGCTTTTTGTGTTAGTCAGCCTAGTGCTGATTTGGTTTCCTCATTTTCGTCAGCATAAGATGTTGCAGACGGAAGAAGCAGGTGTTCGTAAACAAACTAACCTTGAGCTGTTTAACAATCGTCTCATCATTCTAGAGAACGAACTAGAAGAAGAGCTTCTTGATCAACAGGAGTTCGACGTACTTAAGAAAGAGTTAGAGATAAGTCTGCTTCAGGATATGAAGCAAGGTGAAGATGAATCTCTGGTCAACAAAATTAAGCCAAAAGGTTTGATATGGCCTACCTTAATGTCTGTGGTCATTATAGGTCTTTCTGGTTATTTCTATGCCACACTTGGAGCCTACGCTAAATTAGATCAGCCAGCTCCAGCAAGTCCACATGCAGGAATGGATGCCGAGCAAATAATGCAGCAGCGTCTAGAGATGATGGAAGCTCAAGTGAAATCTGAGCCTGAAAATAGTCAGCTTCTCTTTAGTCTTGGCCACATATATATATCTGCGAGTCGTTATAACGATGCTATAGCAACCTTTGATCAAGCTATGGAGCTCGTTGGTACACATGCCGAGTTATTGGGTCCAAAAGCAACCGCCATGTATTACAGGGCGAATCAACAGATGACACCTGCCATCCAGGCTATTATCGATCAATCTTTAGCGCTCGACCCAGAAGATCCTTCGACTCTGTTGCTTAAAGGTATGGACGCTTTCTTTACGGCTCATTATCAAATTGCCATCGATGCTTGGCAAGTCATACTCGATAGCGAAAGAAAAGATGTCGATCGAAGTGCAATCATCAATGCTATCGATAGTGCCAGGATGAGAATTCAGGCCGAGACAAGTGAGATACCTGATGACGCAGCACACGCAAGTGTAAAAGCTACGACTAAAAGCGTTAACGTTGAAGTTTCTGTATCTGATGAGCTAGCGGCCCAAGTGGCTAGTTCAGATATGCTGTTCATCTTTGCCCGTAGTACTGAAGGCCCGAAAGTCCCTCTAGCGGCGATTAAGGTCTCGGCTAAATCACTACCAACCACTATCACCTTAGATGATAGTACTTCTATGGGTGGCGATGTGAAACTGAGTGGGGCTAAGAATGTCGAGATTATCGCAGTCCTCTCTAAGCATGGTAGCGTGAAACCGCAGTCTGGTGATCTTCAAGGTCGGCTTGCCATGGTGAAAGTGGGTGATACCGTCCAGCTTGTCATAGATACGCAAGTTAAATAG
- the rpsD gene encoding 30S ribosomal protein S4 gives MARYLGPKLKLSRREGTDLFLKSGVRAIDSKCKLDTAPGQHGARKTRLSEYGVQLREKQKVRRTYGVLEKQFRNYYKDAARQKGNTGENLLTLLETRLDNVVYRMGFGATRAESRQLVSHKSIMVNGSVVNIPSFKVSANDVISIREKSKKQARIVAALEVASQREKPTWVEVDNTKMEGAFKRLPERSDLSAEINEQLIVELYSK, from the coding sequence ATGGCAAGATACTTGGGTCCAAAGCTCAAGCTCAGCCGCAGAGAAGGTACAGACCTTTTCCTAAAAAGCGGCGTGAGAGCAATCGATTCGAAGTGTAAGCTTGATACTGCACCTGGACAACACGGCGCTCGTAAGACCCGTCTGTCTGAGTATGGCGTTCAGCTACGCGAGAAACAAAAAGTTCGTCGTACTTACGGTGTGCTAGAAAAGCAATTCCGTAACTACTACAAAGACGCTGCACGTCAAAAAGGTAACACAGGTGAGAACCTGCTTACTCTTTTAGAAACCCGTCTTGATAACGTTGTTTACCGTATGGGTTTTGGTGCTACACGCGCTGAATCTCGTCAGTTAGTTAGCCATAAGTCAATTATGGTTAATGGCAGCGTTGTTAACATTCCATCATTCAAAGTGTCTGCGAATGATGTAATTAGCATTCGTGAGAAGTCTAAGAAGCAAGCGCGTATCGTAGCTGCTTTGGAAGTTGCTTCTCAACGCGAAAAGCCAACATGGGTTGAAGTTGATAACACTAAGATGGAAGGTGCTTTCAAGCGTCTACCTGAGCGTAGTGATTTATCTGCGGAAATTAACGAACAGCTTATCGTCGAACTTTACTCTAAGTAA
- a CDS encoding heme lyase CcmF/NrfE family subunit, producing the protein MIPELGHLSLIIGLAFAFLLASVPLIGVARKDQYLVRYAWPLTYGMFFFIFLSVIVLGYSFAVDDFSVAYVAHHSNSQLPIFFKIAAVWGGHEGSLLFWVFALSGWTAAVAYFSKSLEEVFTARVLSVLAFIVIGFALFMVLTSNPFERLFPIPMEGRDLNPMLQDVGLIFHPPMLYLGYVGFSVSFAFAISALMGGSLDSAWARWSRPWTLAAWVFLTGGISLGSWWAYYELGWGGWWFWDPVENASFMPWLIGTALLHSVIVTEKRAAFRNWTVLLSITAFSLSLLGTFIVRSGVLTSVHSFAADPSRGMFILLLLGLAVGGSLTLFAFRASQMKSPARFDLWSKETMLLICNILLTVACGTVLLGTLYPLLIDALNMGKISVGPPYFNAVFVPIILVLFVFMGIGPNIRWKKAKPGAMKAKVLVPAAVATTVGVAAPFLADGKFNIWVVLGIGTATWVTLMTLRAGYDLIKSKDGSLSLARLGRSQLGMIIAHLGIAVSVVGGTIVSNYSIEKSVRMGPGISQELAGYTFNYIETKNVVGPNYTALQGQIEVSKDGEFITLLKPDRRQYNVRTMDMTEAGIDWGLFRDLYVTMGDPISRTEFAVRINYKPFVRWLWFGSIFMMVGGFFAASDKRYRTKKAPQTSKLDAEKEKLATA; encoded by the coding sequence ATGATCCCAGAATTAGGACACCTATCGCTGATAATCGGTTTGGCTTTTGCCTTCCTTTTAGCTAGCGTTCCTTTAATTGGTGTTGCACGCAAAGACCAATACCTAGTGCGCTATGCTTGGCCACTAACTTACGGTATGTTCTTCTTTATCTTCCTATCCGTTATTGTACTAGGCTACAGCTTTGCGGTTGATGACTTTTCAGTTGCTTATGTAGCGCATCACTCAAACTCTCAGTTGCCTATCTTCTTTAAGATAGCAGCAGTATGGGGTGGACATGAAGGATCTTTACTCTTCTGGGTGTTTGCACTTTCCGGCTGGACAGCGGCTGTTGCCTATTTTAGTAAAAGCCTAGAAGAGGTGTTTACCGCCAGGGTATTATCGGTACTGGCCTTCATCGTGATCGGTTTTGCATTATTCATGGTCTTGACTTCCAATCCTTTCGAGCGCTTATTCCCGATCCCTATGGAAGGCCGTGATCTAAACCCAATGTTGCAAGACGTGGGTCTGATTTTCCACCCTCCCATGCTATATCTTGGTTATGTAGGCTTCTCTGTGAGTTTTGCCTTCGCTATTTCAGCCTTAATGGGCGGTAGTCTTGATTCAGCATGGGCACGCTGGAGCCGACCATGGACTTTGGCTGCTTGGGTATTCCTAACTGGTGGTATTTCTCTCGGTTCTTGGTGGGCATATTATGAATTAGGTTGGGGCGGTTGGTGGTTCTGGGATCCAGTCGAGAATGCTTCATTCATGCCTTGGCTAATCGGCACTGCACTGCTTCATTCGGTTATCGTGACCGAGAAACGCGCTGCTTTCCGTAACTGGACTGTACTACTCTCTATCACCGCATTCTCGCTAAGTTTGTTAGGTACTTTCATTGTTCGTTCCGGAGTGCTTACTTCGGTGCACTCTTTTGCCGCAGATCCTAGTCGAGGCATGTTTATTCTGCTGTTATTGGGATTGGCTGTCGGTGGCTCATTGACACTATTCGCTTTCAGAGCTAGTCAAATGAAGAGTCCGGCACGTTTCGATTTATGGTCTAAAGAAACTATGCTGCTTATCTGTAATATTCTACTTACAGTGGCATGTGGCACCGTACTACTAGGTACCCTCTATCCGCTACTCATAGATGCTTTGAATATGGGTAAAATTTCGGTAGGACCTCCATATTTTAATGCCGTGTTCGTACCAATCATCCTAGTGCTATTCGTATTTATGGGCATAGGTCCGAATATACGTTGGAAGAAAGCTAAGCCCGGCGCGATGAAAGCGAAAGTCTTAGTACCTGCAGCCGTTGCTACTACTGTTGGTGTCGCGGCGCCATTCCTGGCGGATGGTAAGTTCAATATCTGGGTCGTTTTAGGAATCGGTACGGCTACTTGGGTTACACTCATGACACTTAGAGCGGGATACGATCTGATTAAGTCGAAAGATGGCTCTCTTAGTTTGGCTCGACTGGGTCGTAGCCAACTGGGTATGATCATTGCTCACTTAGGCATAGCAGTATCGGTTGTGGGCGGCACTATTGTTTCAAACTACTCGATCGAAAAGAGCGTACGCATGGGGCCTGGTATTAGCCAAGAGCTGGCAGGTTACACTTTTAATTACATCGAAACTAAGAATGTTGTTGGACCAAACTATACGGCTTTACAAGGACAGATTGAAGTGTCTAAAGATGGTGAATTTATCACCTTGCTAAAGCCGGATCGTCGCCAGTACAATGTGCGTACTATGGACATGACAGAAGCTGGTATCGACTGGGGACTCTTCCGTGATTTATATGTCACCATGGGCGATCCAATTAGTCGTACCGAGTTTGCTGTACGTATTAACTATAAGCCATTTGTTCGTTGGTTATGGTTCGGAAGCATCTTTATGATGGTAGGTGGCTTCTTTGCTGCATCGGATAAGCGGTATCGTACGAAGAAGGCACCGCAAACATCTAAGCTCGACGCGGAAAAAGAGAAATTGGCTACGGCCTAA
- a CDS encoding DNA-directed RNA polymerase subunit alpha: MQGSVTEFLRPRLVDIEQVNPTRAKVTLEPLERGFGHTLGNALRRILLSSMPGCAVTEVEIDGVLHEYSSKEGVQEDILEILLNLKGLAVVIEGKDEAMLTLSKSGAGPVTAADITHDGDVTIMNPEHVVCHLTGNNEISMRIRVERGRGYVPASARAQTEDDDRPIGRLLVDASFSPVARIAYNVEAARVEQRTDLDKLVIDMTTNGTLDPEEAIRRAATILAEQLDAFVELRDVTEPEQKEEKPEFDPILLRPVDDLELTVRSANCLKAEAIHYIGDLVQRTEVELLKTPNLGKKSLTEIKDVLASRGLSLGMRLENWPPASLVDDL, encoded by the coding sequence ATGCAGGGTTCTGTTACAGAATTTCTTAGACCGCGTCTCGTTGATATCGAGCAGGTTAATCCAACACGTGCCAAAGTTACACTTGAGCCGCTTGAACGTGGTTTCGGTCACACTTTAGGTAACGCGTTGCGTCGTATCCTATTGTCGTCTATGCCAGGCTGCGCGGTAACCGAAGTAGAGATTGATGGTGTACTGCATGAATACAGTAGCAAGGAAGGCGTGCAAGAGGATATCCTTGAGATCCTACTAAACCTTAAAGGTTTAGCAGTAGTGATCGAAGGGAAAGACGAAGCTATGCTTACTTTAAGTAAGTCAGGCGCAGGCCCTGTTACTGCAGCAGATATCACCCATGATGGTGATGTTACAATCATGAATCCTGAGCATGTTGTCTGTCATTTGACAGGTAACAATGAAATCAGCATGCGTATCCGTGTAGAACGTGGTCGTGGTTATGTACCGGCTTCTGCCCGTGCACAAACCGAAGACGATGATCGTCCTATTGGTCGCCTGTTGGTGGATGCTTCTTTCTCGCCTGTCGCTCGTATAGCCTACAATGTAGAAGCTGCACGTGTTGAACAGCGCACTGACTTAGATAAACTCGTTATCGATATGACCACAAACGGTACTCTCGATCCTGAGGAAGCTATCCGTCGTGCTGCAACCATCTTGGCTGAACAGCTAGATGCGTTTGTGGAGCTTCGCGATGTCACTGAGCCAGAGCAGAAAGAAGAGAAGCCGGAATTCGATCCGATTCTGTTGCGTCCTGTGGACGATTTAGAGCTAACTGTACGTTCAGCTAACTGTTTGAAGGCTGAGGCGATTCATTATATCGGAGATCTGGTTCAGCGCACTGAAGTTGAGCTGCTTAAAACACCTAACCTAGGTAAGAAATCTCTTACTGAAATTAAGGATGTTTTGGCTTCTCGCGGACTGTCGTTGGGTATGCGTCTAGAAAACTGGCCTCCAGCCAGCCTAGTCGACGACCTTTAA